ACTTTAGATCCACAAGTCATATTTATTATAGGGTCTTGGAGACATTTGTGACGTTCTCTTACTTCCGATGCTCAGGTGAATCGGGTCGACCGGCTTACGGCAACGACGGGCGGGACGGCGAGCGGGGACCTCGGGGCGCTCCCGGGATGCACGGCGTGCCCGGGCCTCCCGGTACCGCGGGTCTGAACGGTCACTGCGAGTCGTCGCAGTGCATCCTGGCGATGGTGGCGTCGCCGGTGTCAGCGAAGGACTCCGGCATGAAGGGCCCCAACGAgatgtgaggaggagctgagcaggaggaactgagagactggagcagaaCCAGAACTTAGAGGAAGATTTGGTCCATTTGGGTTTCGTCACTTTTTTTGAATCGGTCAGCTCATTTGACTTCTTTGTTCTCTCGGCGCCATCTTTGACCTGAAGGTGGAAACTGAGCACCAACACTTTTGAAACCTTTGcgtaaaaaaagttaaatttttACCTCACGTTTGCCATCTGTGTACTGTACAATTAAAGGAGTAATCCGTGTTtttgtgaaattaaaaactCACTGTATATGTATGAACCGCACCAGACCCATTTCTgtcccaacaacaacaacaatgtgtttgtttatgtaaatgtgttgaTACGCAAGTTATACTGTTGGATActttacatttgtttgtgaGTATCTTTGTTGTTTATCCACTTAAAAATGGCTCGTGAGCCTTTTCCTCTGAGCGCAGGATATGTTTGATGATTTCTGTCATGACgactgttgtttttgtgatgaGTGGGAGGTGATGTGTGAAAAACCCTCTGGCAGTTTTGTATGACTTCTTATTTATTATATCGAGCTTCGACACGACATCTTCAAGTTGTACAAAGggggaaataaatacattttgataacCTCTGGCATGTTTTGTATCGACGAGAGAACGGCCCAAAACTGACAGGATGAGAAAATGACATCTAAATTAAACATGAATTACTGTGATTGTCagctttatatttatttctctaaAATAAACCTGATAAATGTGGTGAGGCAGAGGAACAATAAGTCAAAAATGAAGTCAAATTTGAGTCTTTGTTTTCACGTTTGTTAATCGtaaatattcagtttctgcccTGAACAAAATCTCTTTCAAACCACGTTTCTGTCCGACTTGTTCTTATCAGGCGtcttaaaaacatatattttctaGAATCACTTATTCAGCTCCCATTTCAATCAGActcaaattaatttgatttatcGTTTATTTTCCAGTCTAATCTTTGACCCTAAAATGATCAGGATGCGTCTGAGAGAGAAGTGAAGTCGGCTGATGGCATTTCAATAAAACGGAACCACAAGTGTTTTGATATTTACTAAAAGGGTTTAATGTTTGTGATCTCAGGTCAAACCAGATGAAACCCTTCatctgtggagtactgtggtactgtagagtactgtatagtactgtggagtactgtagagtactgttaCCTTAGGTAGACGcagcccacgtaggtgatgtcaaccctaaattacaatgtgaaaccaaaacaaacagatcaaatgaaataaacacatgaagcttGGTTCAGActctatttaaataaaaactgtaaatacaaaaataaataacgaCTTAACGCGTCCActtgttgtttttcagtgtaTCATTTAATGTACTCTCACAAGTTGGTGAACAGGTACAACTTTGTCGCTCACGGTACTAAATCACACATCCATTGATAGTATAAATAGCCAACCTAATAATAATAGTACACATTTTTCAAATACATAAAATCATCAAGTATCCAAGTCTTAAGTTACGGACATCAAATAAAAAGGCATACAAAATATCGCAGACGTTGGAAGTCCAGTTTGAagcggaaaaaaacaaaaaacaaactgaaaaataagagaaaaatcacattttgGACATGGCAGTTAATTAGTAAACAGATGGTTTGATAGAGAAAAGCAAAGAGACGAAGTTCCTAGACTTTCAGTTGACAAATATTGCAACAATTAagcatttttatattaaaaaaatagttGCTGAAAGGGCATAAGTGTGTGTAAGACTTCCTGCACAAGACAAAGGCaactatttcttttttttttttgttccgaGTAGAAAAATGAAACCATTTCCAAATGCCAGCGGGAGACGAATCTGCCTCGATTGCCTTTGTTCCACTTTGATTTTAAGGCATTTATGGATGAACCATCTGATTTCCAGGAAGGCAAACCTCTTTCTGGTCAGTCTGGGAAACAGAATCCTAAAACTGAAGCGGAGGGAGGGGCGGACTTAACTGCTCACAGGAAATGAATTCATCTTTTTATCCTTTAGCACAATCTCAGGCGACGTAAAACGCACCGGCCAATCAAAATCTTTGAGTTGCGTTTGCAGAAGAAACAATTAATCcaacattttacaatgatacacgACTCAGCGCTGCCctggctttgttttttttttttgttttaatgggcATAAGAATAGGAAACACCCGGTTCACACAACTCTGGATTCGTCTTTTTCTGACACTAGTTTGGAgcctgaaggggggggggggggacagtttAACTACCGCACATGGTTTTCCAAATAAAATGACTTCAACACAATGACTAAGGAAACAAGCCGGCCAGGTACGAAGCTAGCTAGGTCGAACTGAGCTGGTCCGCAGGgcggtggggtggggtggggggggggggggcggtgtggGCGGGGCTCAGGGTTTGGCTCTACTGGATGCAGCAGTTATTGCGATGGCCGTTGGAATCTTTGAAGCGCAGGCGCATCTTTGGACGATATTTCTCCAGATAGAACAGCTGCTTGCTGTTGAACGCTCCTCGACGCTTCCTGAGAGAAAGAAGGTTTGTGTCATCAGCAGGATAAACAACGACATGGTGTCAATTCACAATCGTTTGGACTCGAGTCTAAACTGAGGTTTAAGTCACTGTTATTAACACAGGTTCCCTAAAGTCTCCTCTTCACACTTACATCCACCTATTTGTGTGAAGAGACCTTTTTCTTCTCTACGTGACCACTCACGTACACTGGGATGCAAGTGAAGGTGTTGACAGGAAGCATTTGGTTGTTAGCTGCTGTTGTACCTGTAAAGCTCCTGATTGATTCTCTATGTTGTGTTCGACTCTGGTTGATTTCTGTTGGAATGTGATAAAAGCccgaaggaagcaggaaggttCGACCAGACTAAACTACAGCCCTGTAGTGTTTGTTAAAAGTTAaagtagggatgggggggacaaattgattcagttacaaatcgcgattcttgtggaTGACGATTTtaaaatcgatatgctgcctcccaaatcgattttttaaaaataaaaaaatacaaattttcaaacatatttattgatttatacggggggggatatatggggggagcaacatcaccccagagcatgttgaccagctcttgtttttgcacaagaatctaaacatacccaagcactagctttgcatcggctacatgcaaacaacaatagcctactttttgtttatttcaaagtttatattttaagtaaacctttattcattctatttaatttaccttttatttattgtttaaaagtagcctaagtggcttacatttcttaatctgtcagtttgtgtgcagttgacaggggttATACTATAATAgggaacatgtttatttattttctctattggctgcccggcagtcattaagttaatgttaatatttgaaataaaactggtaaagctctaagtgaatttgactgtgttgtatttgaaggtatgattcaacatttttccatggtccagtatttaaaaaaaaaaaaataaccaaaagaaatcccaggaaatcgtaatatccaatcgcaatacttacagaatcgcaatacatatcgtataaCCACccaagtatcgtgatagtatcgtaccgggaggtccctgccgattcccgtccctaagtTAAAGTAGTGCGGACGCCAGGAGAATGTTAAGCAGAGTTCACGTGTTATCAggtgaaaatgtagaaatgtgtgtgttgccttCACATCTACAGGAACTCAAAGTGTTGAGTTACATCTTAAAAAGTAGGAAATCCTCAGTTGTTTCCATCTATACACACAACTGTAGCTGCAGCATGAGAGCGAGGCTactaaaggttaaaggtcaaagtaTGAACAGGTTTATCATCTGGTGAGAACACGGACAAATCTCCCATCAAGCGATGACTCATCGGACTCTAAAAGCACTTCCGCCACCTGAGTCACTCGTCTTGTATCTGATTCCTCATCTATTTAGAGCTGTGACTCATCCTGTCGGTTTCATGTGATAAACTCATCCTGTCGGTGGGATGTGAAGGTTATGTCACAAAGTATTTTGGTCTATTGGACAGTTATTATCTGGTAGATCTAGTGCTGGAGGATCAACATATCCTGATCAACCATTGGATTTTATAATCAAAAGGATTCTCACCTGAAATATCAACATACACATTTGCCTTAATAATCCAGTTTCCATTGAGATCACATGAGAGATGCTCCATCAGCTGTTTCATTCCAAACAATCTTCATCTTATTCATCTTAACAAAACCTCAAACTGTTTGTTATCACGTGAACTTACTGTCGGATGAACTGGACAGCGTCTTCATATTTCATCCCACATTCAATCAAGGCGAGTGCGACCAGAACAGGAGCTCTGCAGAGGACACGAGCAGAACTGAGCTCAGTCAACAGGAAACTCAAAAACACAGGTtcatcttcacttcctgtccgacTGGGAGTAAAGAATTTTAGATTCCGATATAACAGCTGATATaacaagaaaagagaaaatttgGAAACGATTCTGAAGATGTTATCAAAGGTTTGATATTGAAAGGTTCAACAGTATATACCaactatatttaaaataactataaagaaaatatatagaacttgaattaaagAGAATTAAAAGattatgtgtgttttcttgactaagaaaacacacaagggaCAGAATGTCTCGACTAGTGTTCAACAACATGAGAAAAATATTCCACACAACGGCTGTTTTTCAAACCACAACTGACGACACGTGTGTTGACACTTTGGCTTCTTGATTTCCAAACTCTCATTTGACCTGATCTAATTAAACGGTAATCAGCCACTTTTGTGTTTCATCAAATGATAATTTTTTcataaattaaatggttaaatttttaaattaatgaaatttgtgaaaatgtgagGCTTTCTTCTTTTTAGCTTTAACTGTTTAACCCTCAGCCTCTAACTtcctgtttaaataaaaaataaaaaactcggACACGTATTCAAGTCAAGACTTCTCTCTTCTACTTCATCGTGTTGTGATGACGTTGATGTTTGGTTCAGAAGCTGAAACCTGAAAATCTTTGAGGTTTTTCAGTGAAATAAAGACTTTAAAGAATCCCCAGTTTGTTGCTGTAGCAGAAAACGAGCCAGTGTGAGTTTTACTTGTCAGATTCCCACCAGCACAGCTCAGGTGTGAACCAGTGACTGAGCTGAGAACCCAGTCCCAGCGCTCACCTCCCCAGTCCTGCCACACAGTGGACAGCAATGCAGCAGCCTGGCTCCTCCCGGAACTTCAGCTTCAGCAGGTTCAGCCAATCGTCCACGATCTGGTTGGAGGGAGGAGCTCCATCATCGAACGGCCAATcctggagcaggagaggaggcaaaAGGGAAATAACGTCATTGGCCCAGTTTCttggaaaccaaaacaaaagaagtGGGCGGGCCGAGAGAACAtgttgttgtgggggggggatggagggatggagggagggaggttttcctttcttctgtttcagaggctttgtttgacattttaaaaaggtttgactttatgaatattaagtttaaaTTCATTTCTACGCTCTAATTTAAAACAGGCAGAGCATcaggttttaaaaaatacttaaaaatcACAACAATTAGCAGCTTAAGTCAAATGAATTCAAGAACTGATGGACAGAAAATACATTATGATAAGAGATGAAGGAAAAAACGTATACATATGAATTCAATATTATTCTGTTTTAAACTGTTGCCTGGTTAGAACAAGACCTTTTAGAGACTGAACTGTTATGATAGAAAATAAATTGATTAATCTGCAGAATAATCGATGATCAAAATAATGCTTAAttagctgcagcttcacatttaacacaataattcaAATCAGGTTTACTCACTAATCCATCGTGAAGCAGAGGAAGATCAATTTTGATTACTACAGGAAGCAATGAGATGATCTTAAGGGTTTAAATCAGTTAAATATGAAACATGTTCATCTGTCAGATCTGTAAATTAACTCTGTTCCATGTTAGCTTGttcttatatttaaaaagatattGAGCCTCAAAGTCTCTCTGAACTAAATCTAAGCACCAACTCATCGTGTTGACGAGAGAGAAACGGTTCAAGCTGTGAGTCATGACTGCactttgtctgttgtgtgtattATCGTTTTTTACATAACGCTGTTAAATAACAGAACCCACAGCTCAAAGGGACAAACATTAATCCAACGAGAGTCACGAGGTTCGTCAGTTATTTAAGTGTGAACTCACCAGAACCTGGATTCCCTCTTTCACCACCAGGGCGGCGTCGTAGGTGGCCTCACAAACTCTCACTACAGTGGTGACTCCATATTTCTTCAGCTCCTGCAAAAACACATCAGACGACTGGTGAGAGATAATAAGCAGATTGACACACATGTACACTATTAAAAGATATTAAATGGGCTTctatagttttatcttcttccgAAACACGTTTTCAAAGTTCTCATGTTCCGTTATCTCTACTCAAATCATTCCCCCAGCCTGGTTTCTTTGTCCTCATGCTTCCTACAAGTGAACCGACACTTCTATCTGAGCAAATGTATGAGTTTGACCCGATGCAAACGCAGCTCACCTCGATGAACTTGTTCAGGGTGGCGTTGGTGGGATTGTGGGTGATGAGGAACCTCATGTTTTTGTACGTGATCTCCACAGGGGCCGGTCTGTTCATGCGAGCCATGGTGACAGCgttaaaacaaaaactgacCAAACCCAAACGTCTTCCACGGAGCGAACACACACCGATGTAAACACGGAGTTGAACTCGGAGGGAATGTCAAAAAACGCAAAAATGTCCAACGAGCTTCCAGAAACAAAAACTACCTCGGGTCGTCTTCCAGGGTTGGCAAGGCTGGACAGGGTGGACAATCAGAAAAGTAACTCTCTTCTTTGGACTGAAACTaaaaggaaaggaagaaaactaaaaaaaaaacaaggctgGTTCCACCTTGGGTCTGGCCGACGAGGGCAGTGTGCAGCGGGTGGAGTTACCCCATCCAGGCCGAGGCGTCTCTGGGTCTGGGAGGCGTCCCGGTCCTGCCAACGCTCCGGGGTCCCTCCTGTGGCTCAAGTGCTTGGGATTCGATGGCGAGTTCGGCTGTTCACTCGTCTGCATAGGCAGCGTGCTGAGCCTGGCAGTAGTCCCCACTGCCCTTCAGAAACTCCATAAATGTGTGACCCAGAACACCACGGAACTGCTGCAGGAcacgggacagacagaggacagaggacagaggacacagctCGTTAGAAAACAGGATTCAAGAACTCAGGAGGTTACTAAGACAAGTCACCTTGAAACACGGCAGAGCAGCGGCGCCTTAGTTCTAGTTTCATCACTTTAAAGGTTTTCTTCCAGCCCGATGACTGACTGATACGAGATTTCCGTTTTAATTCAACTGAAAACTTCACATTTCACTTTCTCAAAAATCTGGAACCAGTCAAATTCTGATGTTTCTGTTAAAAATctgtttgtatatataagtctatatacacatttttatacatgtgttgttataattataattattatattactattattgttattattatatatactgttgctgccattattactatttactgctattatattggtataattactatcatatataaatatatattgttatattacatactatatatactgtactatttttatatactgtctaacaataacattaccatcatatcatcagtactattaccatcatcttgccactgcaccttatctacctatttatcttgtgtttctgtttttttattctttctacctcaatattttttattttattctattgtattttattttattgtattcaagtataccggctgctatgacgacttaatttcccttcggggataaataaagtaatctatctatctatctatctatctatctatctatctaaaagaagaaaagagtcAAGCGATCAGTTATCAGAAAGTTGATTAATTTACTTTTCTGTGCAGCTTGAATTCATGTTTCGATCCGGTGAGCGAACAAAGAGTTCAAATGTAAGTGATTTCTGTTTTGGAAATTTGAGCCGGATGCAGGATTTTCTCCATTTTCACAGTTATATTATAAAGTAAATGTGTTGGATGTTTTCTCAATGTTTCTCCAACACGGTTTATGAGATTTTGTCATATCTTTGAatttttgacactttaagaATCAAATGATCAAATGAAAACGACAGATTTAACTTTAATCTCgtcttgatgatgttttaatgttaatttcGGGAACAGGATTAAAGACTCGGTGTGGTCACATGTTGTGTAACCTCAGTTCAGTCCCACACCGGCTCTGATACCGATCCTGACGAGAGATTCTTTCTAAAGCTCGTTTCATATCCAACAGCAGGTCGGGTATTAACGTTTCCTGCAGCTCATGTTAATAAACACCTCCAGCACACAATCCTGCCAGAAACACACCGTGAGGAAGTAATAACACGAGCAGCGATAAAACAATAAAGTCCGTGGGTGGGTTTTGTTTCAACATCAACTTCCTTCTTACTCTGAAAAACAGGTAGGTTGAATTTCTCTGTTCTCTCATGAGAGATTAATAAAACCCAGTATCAGTCACTGCTGAGCAAGGCACTAGCCTCCACAGGAGCGTGAGGGTTTCATGCTCACACCGACCTTAAAAACAATAAgccattattttaaatatttgtttggacAATATAGTTTATAATAAGGATCGTGagctctgccaaggaggttgtgttttaatttaatcGTCTATTATTGAGCTGGATCACACAAAGACGGTGAAGAATCTGATACGAGTCGGGAATAGAACTGGATCTGGATCATTGTTTTTCTctgatgaaatatttaataataaattatggGTCAGAGGTTAACACTCGACAGACGGCCGTCCGGGTTCCGACTCCACGATCCATCAACGACAATAACATGTCTGCAAAATCCTCTTAGTGGGAGAAACTTGTCCCGGCCTCCCAGGGACCAGGTCCTGGGTCTGGAGgacaaaccacctgcagcttcagggggCTGGTCTCCACCAGAacctggtgcagatccaaataagatCCAGATAATGAGCTCCTTCATCAGGTCTTCAACAGACCCTCATCATCACGGAATCTAAAACCTCCTGGGTGTTTTAACAGACCTCGGCAGATGTTCACCTCTTAATAAACAGATGTTCACACCAGAATGAACCGGAGCCGCTCGGTGCATTACGGTAGAAACGTATTAAAACCGAGGAGAGGAGATGGTGTAAAGGGCAGACGTGTaggagacacggaggagacATGCTGAGGACACACGGAGGAGACGTGTAGGGGACACCGAGGACACACGGAGTAGTGTAGGAGACATGGAGGAGACGTGTaggagacacggaggagacGTGTAGGAGACATGGAGGAGACGTGTAGGGGACACCGAGGACACACGGAGTAGTGTAGGAGACATGGAGGAGACGTGTaggagacacggaggagacATGCTGAGGACACACGGAGGAGACATGCTGAGGACACACGGAGGAGACGTGTAGGGGACACCGAGGACACACGGAGTAGTGTAGGAGACATGGAGGAGACGTGTAGGGGACACCGAGGAGACACACTTAGGAGACGTGTaggagacacggaggagacacggaggagacACCGAGGAGACACCGAGGAGACACACGTAGAGTAGTGTAGGAGACAAGGAAGAGACATGCTGAGGAGACGTGTaggagacacggaggagacACACGCAGGAGACATGCTGAGGACACacggaggagacacacagaggagacacggagCACACACcgaggagacacggaggagacacacagaggagacacggaggacaCACCGAGGAGACACGCTGAGGAGACACGGAGTCTCCACACGGTTGCTCGGGGCTCAGCCTCCTTTGTGTGAGGCGCTGGCCGCCATCATCCTCCCCGgccctcctgcacctcctccccggccctcctgcacctcctccccgGCCCTCCTGCCCCGgccctccgcctcctccaggcCGCACACACGACGCCTCTCTGCGGGCGGAGAGCAGCTCGACAGCGGGCACAACCACCGAGGGGAAACCGTCCGTCGCCATTTCCCTGTTCTTCCCGGTGACGACGCGTCGATGAGACCGAGCGACGGAGCCGAGGCTGCCCGGGAGCTGCGGCTCTGACAGCGGCTTCCTCCGGCTCCTCGACCCGGGGACAGCCCGGAGCTCCACCCGCAGCGGGACCACCGGGACCACACCCCGGGTTAGCCCGCTTCTGTTACCGCAAGGAGGCTCCGCGTGAACCGCTAGGGACTAACCCGGGGTTTTAACTCGGGTTAGTCCCGAGCAGGCcgtgatcccccccccccccccacagcccgGAGGCCAGCTGGGGACGAGCCGCTCCGGAGGACCGAGCTGGAGGACACCGAGGACCCGGGGACACGGGGACTTACTGGGGTGTGTTTACTCATTGAAGATTGTAGCTCGATCATTCAGCCGCTCCCCAGAAACCGGTCGAGTTAACGGACACTTCTCCCGGTGCTCTCCGGTGATGAGTCCCCGAGCGGAAGTCTCCCGGTGGTCTCCGGATTACTGCCCGACGCACTTCcgtttttcaaagtaaaacaccaCCTCctaacgttattttatctaggcttttgatttgattgattggaattttattttatttatttgtatttgtatttgtataactATGTCTTTATtaacttccatttattcttatattatatatatgtattttttttatatatttttttattattttatttaatcttattttaagttatttgatatctgcctctttttctttaccctgagtgtttgattttGGGTtggggggtgttcataaacgtttgtatgtttataaatgtttgaatgtatgtttcttatatgtaaaactcaataaatatattgttaaaaaaaacaaa
The sequence above is a segment of the Limanda limanda chromosome 2, fLimLim1.1, whole genome shotgun sequence genome. Coding sequences within it:
- the ptp4a1 gene encoding protein tyrosine phosphatase type IVA 1; translated protein: MARMNRPAPVEITYKNMRFLITHNPTNATLNKFIEELKKYGVTTVVRVCEATYDAALVVKEGIQVLDWPFDDGAPPSNQIVDDWLNLLKLKFREEPGCCIAVHCVAGLGRAPVLVALALIECGMKYEDAVQFIRQKRRGAFNSKQLFYLEKYRPKMRLRFKDSNGHRNNCCIQ